In Harpia harpyja isolate bHarHar1 chromosome Z, bHarHar1 primary haplotype, whole genome shotgun sequence, a single window of DNA contains:
- the TMED7 gene encoding transmembrane emp24 domain-containing protein 7 yields the protein MPLRGSRAAGPWGRLLLLLPPPPLLLLALAACAARASEITFELPDNAKQCFYEEIAQGTKCTLEFQVITGGHYDVDCRLEDPDGIVLYKEMKKQYDSFTFTASRNGTYKFCFSNEFSTFTHKTVYFDFQVGEDPPLFPSENRVTALTQMESACVSIHEALKSVIDYQTHFRLREAQGRSRAEDLNTRVAYWSIGEAIILLVVSIGQVFLLKSFFSDKRSTTTRVGS from the exons ATGCCGCTGCGGGGCTCCCGGGCCGCGGGGCCATgggggcggctgctgctgctgctgccgccgccgccgttgcTTCTCTTGGCGCTGGCGGCCTGCGCCGCGCGGGCCTCCGAGATCACCTTCGAGCTGCCCGATAACGCCAAGCAGTGCTTCTACGAGGAGATCGCCCAGGGCACCAAGTGCACCCTCGAGTTCCAG gtGATCACTGGAGGTCATTATGATGTTGACTGTCGGTTGGAAGATCCTGATGGCATTGTATTATACAAAGAGATGAAGAAACAATATGATAGCTTCACGTTTACTGCATCCAGAAACGGAACATACAAATTCTGCTTCAGCAATGAATTCTCTACTTTCACACACAAAACTGTGTACTTTGATTTCCAGGTTGGAGAAGATCCACCACTGTTCCCTAGTGAGAACAGAGTAACTGCACTTACCCAG ATGGAGTCTGCATGTGTTTCAATTCATGAAGCTTTGAAGTCTGTCATCGATTATCAGACTCATTTCCGCTTGAGGGAAGCGCAGGGCCGCAGCAGAGCAGAGGATTTAAACACAAGGGTGGCCTACTGGTCAATAGGGGAAGCAATCATTCTTCTTGTCGTTAGTATCGGGCAGGTATTTCTCCTCAAAAGCTTCTTCTCGGATAAAAGATCCACAACAACCCGTGTTGGATCATAA